The Novipirellula aureliae DNA window CTCATTGAACGCTGGCAGACGGAGTTTGTTGTCGGGTTACAGGAAGAGTATTCCTATCTGAAACAGCTCAAGCCGATCGCAGGCAATGCCAAGAAACGTCTCGATGCGATCGAGCGGATTTTATCGAGTTCGCCTGCCGTGGATTTGCCGCGTCAACCCAATCGTGCAAGGTGACGTGATGTCGAGCAGACCCCAAACAGACCAGCGACGTTGAAGGTTGCATCCGGCTTTGCGATGGGTGAGACGTTATCGCCGCCGTTCGCCGTGCGTTGCCAACCATAATGGCCGTCGGCAGCCACCTCACGCAGGATGTGGTTACATGGAACTTGAACATCGACAACCCAGTGCTCTTGGATGCCCGCTTCAGCGTACAGGTCGGCTTTCTTGATTCGATCGGATCGCAAGCTTGAATCCGACACCTCGATCGCCAGCAACGTGCCCTCGCCACTTGGATGTTGGTCATCCATTGTAGCTGAATCGTTCATCCTCCAACTCAGAGTAAAGCATACCCCAACGAAAAAAGCTCACTCCGAAAATTCGGAATGAGCTTTTTCGTTTTTTAGAAATCAACGCCTCGATCTCAAGAGACGAAGATTGTCGTTACGGAACCATCGATGGCGAGGCTGGCGTACCCGGCTCATCGTCATCATCGGAAATGGCCAAAGGAATTGCGATCGCTGCACCGAGGCCGGCAAGTAAACCCAATCGTGGTCCACCGCCTGCAATCGCTCCGCCACCGCCGCCACTCATGAATCCACTGCTGCCACCGCTCGACATTGGCGTGAAGCCAGATTCCGCCACGCCGACCATTCCCATATCCATCATGGGAGGGTCCATCACCGAACTCCCCATACAATCGGGGCAATTCGCCAACTGGTGGGCACTGCATTTGAGTGACCGACGAATCTCAAGCAGTTGATCGCGAACGACCAGAATGTCTGCTTGATTTTCGGGCTTCGCATCGAGCATCTCGTCCAGTTTCGCGATGGCCGAATCGATACGAGCGATTTTTTCTTCACAAGCAACCGACTCGTCGGCCGAGAATTCTCGTAATTCTGACACAATCGTTGCCAGATCGAAGCTCAATTCCGCTTCAACGGCCTCGCTCTTAGCTTCAACAGGAGTGTCCGCCTGTACAGACCCCGTTACGGACAATGCCATCAACGAAGCAAATGTAAGAGAGAAAAATCGGTGAATTCGCATGGAGTTAACCCTGAAGAGAGTGTTTATTGGCAATGAAATTGGCTCATCGCATTTTTCATTCTGTTAATGGACATCGATTCCCAAGAACCGGTTACCAAACGAAGTCTACTAGACAAGTTCCGACATTCAACCAAAAACTCCCCAGTTTGCCCATTTTACCTTGTCGGCAAGTGTCTTCGGTGATCGCGTTTGATCGGCTATCATCCATCTATCGGCAGTCGGAACCGATTTTCACGCACAATTAAAGGTTAAAACATTGAGTGACATATTGGATGAGGTTCGTTTTGGTGTGATCGGCACAGGCCGGATAACCCGCCGTTTGGTGGCTGACATACAGTCAACCGATGGGGCAAAGGTAACTGCGATTGCCAGCCGGACTTCGGAGCGTGCTCGCTGGTACGCCGACCAATACGGAATTCCCAACGGGATTGAGGGCTATGCAAAGATGCTCGCTCGAGACGATGTGGATGCCGTTTACATTTCGCTACCGCCTTCGATGCACGGCGAATGGTCGATCGCGTCAGCGAACGCTAAAAAGCATGTCCTGTGTGAAAAACCGCTGACGGTGTCGCTTGCCGAATCGGAGGCGATTGATCAAGCCTGCAGTGAAAACGGGGTTCGATGGCTTGATGCAACCGGTTGGTTGCACCATGAGCGGAGCGAAACGTTTGCGCGTTGGATCCAGGAAGAGAAGTTCGGAAAACTTGGGCACATCAGTGCATCGGTATCGTTTTACCAGCCGTTCCAATCGGGCGATCATCGGCTCGATCCAGCGCTCGGTGGTGGCTGCGTACTCGATTTGGGCTGGTATGCTGGAGGCTTCGCTCGCTTCGCGGCAGGCCAGCTGCCGGAGGCGGTATTTGCCGAACAAGTGGTCATCGATGGTGCTGCTCAAAAATTGACAGCACTGCTATGGTTTGCGAACAACCTGACCGCTACGCTCTCGTGCGGCTACGATACCGCAACACGAAAATGGTTCGAAGTTGCTGGCAGCGAGTCGTCATTGATCTGTGATGATTTCACCCGTCCTTGGAACGACCGGCCGGCCAGATGTTGGATTCACGATGCGGCAGGTTCCGTTGAGCAGCACTCGTTCGAGGGTCACCAAGAACGTCGCATGATTCGCAAGTTGATCGGTACCGAACCACTCGCTGCACTGCACCGACAAGCGCTCGACACCCAACAAATCATTGAAGCGATGCAAACGTCGATTGAGCAAAAAACAAAGGTGACGTTGTAGGCTGTTCCTCCTTACCGTTGTTTGCCACGGAACAGGGATGAATCTGGAATGCTCTGCTTCGACGTTCCTGGTCCCGACCATTGCAGCTTCAAGATTGGCTTGTCTTGTGCGGTTCGATAGTAGAGGGTAAACGGATGGAGCCCTTTCTTGAGTAAGATAGATCCGCTCGCTTCCGATCCGTCGTGATTGAAATCGTCATCAATCACTTGTGACTCATGGATGCGGAGGTGAGTTCCAGCATCCGAGGTGGCGTAGAAAGACCATTGACCATCGCTAGGAACCTTGAGAAGACCACGGTAACACAGCCCGGCGTCATAGGATCTTGGTAAATCGCTGGCCACATCGATCGTGGCAACCTGTTTTGTGCTAAGCGGTTTGAGTTCAGCAAATTGGGGAACCCAATTCCAGCGGCCTTCGTAGGCATCGACTTGGACGCCACTGGTCACCTCGAGCTTGACCGCAGGAACGAGCTCCGCATCGTAAGGGCGAGACTCCACCTTGTCAGAACTGGGGTCGAATGGATCATCTTTTTCAATTTGACGGGCGCCGAGGACACGGTCCTTCATCCTCTGTTGCAAGCTCGCAAAGTAAGCAGGTCGATCATTGTTCTCTTTGCGAAACAAATCGTTTGCTTCCGCCAAATCATTGTGGACATCGTAAATTTGAAAATCGTCTGCATGCGAGCGAATACCGTTGCGAATACCTTTGTAGCCATCGATGAAGATGACTTGTTGGTTCCCACGAGGATCCCCGGCATGGTGGGTGAATTCGGGATACTTCGGAGCCTGGCCGTTATGATTGAATTCGGTGTACACAATCCCGTCACGTTTTTCTCCGACACCGGTCAGTAGCGGCACGAGGGAAACACCGTCACACCGTGCGGGCGTCACATGCCCGGCCAAATCGCAGAAGGTCGCCATCCAGTCTTGGAACTGTGAGGGTGTGTTGTTCGTTTGCCCAGGTGCGATTTGGTTCGGCCACCACGCGAACGTGGGTTGCCGCATGCCACCTTCGTAGCAATCGCGTTTGGTACCCTCAAACGGTCCAAATGAATCAAATGCATTGGCTTCATACTTGCCTCCTGAAATGTAATTTTCGGCATGTGGCCCGTTGTCGGCGGTAAAGATGACGAGCGTGTTATCGTCGATCTTTAAATCCCGAAGCGTTGCAAGCAGGTCACCAACGCAATCGTCCATGCGGCGAACGAGTGTAGCGAAACGAACCTCTTCATCGGTCCAGCCCTTGCCGACATAATCGGGATGTCGCCACGAATCGACTTCCCCTCGCGCCGTATTGATCATCTGTCCCGGCTTGCCAATCCACTGAACCCCACCGCTCGTACCAACGCCTGGCGGATAGGATGACGTTGGCAATTGCAGAGCCGCGTGCGGGGTGTCATATGCAAGGAAAAGAAAAAATGCTTGTTCGGCCTTGGTTGCCTGGTGATCAACGAGCCATTTCTTCGCACGTGCAGTGAACAAGTCAGGGGTGAAACACTTGTCGAGATCGGCTGAAATCTCTTGATCGTTTTCGTAGAGCTCCCTGGGGCTCCGATGGTTTTTCGAATCGCCGATCGGCCAATTGTTGGCGGGGTAGTGTTGATGCCCATCAACATGGCGAACATAACCATGAAAGAAATCGAACCCGCGCTTGGTAGGATAGGCCGACCATTGGGTTGGAGATTTGCCAGAGCCCTGCATGCCATACTTCCCAATCAACGCCGTAGCATAGCCGGCTTGCGCCAGAGTCGTTGCGAGCGTGTGATTGTGCTCAAGAGCATTATCGAAATCGGTATTTCGAATGGTGCAGTGCCCCTGATGAACCCCGCTGAACAAGGAACCTCGTGCCGGTGCACACACAGGCGCAGCGGTGTAGTGCTGGTTCAGAATCAACCCTTCGTGGGCCATTCGATCCAAGTTGGGGGTAGCAAATCGTTTGCTTCCTGAGATCGAGTTTTGCCACAGGACGCCCAGGTCACCATAGCCGAGATCATCCGCCAAGATGAAGAGAAGGTTCGGGCGATCAGGTGGCGTCTCGGAGGCGGTATCCTCAGCAACGCCAAACCGAGTGAAACACGGTCCAAAACCGAAAAACGCGACGCAAAACGTCACCAAGAAAAAAGAAAATACTGGTTTGGAGTTTCGCTGGCTCATCGCTCTTTCCCGTTCGTAGCATTCGTTTCGACCGTCTGAGCAACATGGTAACTCGGTCGCCAACGCAATGCCACCATCGGCAATGCCACCATCGGCAATGCCACCATCAGCATCGACTCATTCTACTTTCGACGTCACGGATAGAGAGTTCTGATGGGGCGATGCTTTCGGTGACCAGGTGCCGCCAATACACTGCCGATACACTGCCTTGTCACCGCTTGATTTTAGGCTTGGCAGAATAGTGGCGGGGGCATCTTTCCCCAGTAAGGCAGCGGCTGGAAGCCACAGTCACGAAAGCTGCTTACCCTCCTTCTTCGTGGTCACAAAGCCAAGGCCTCCATAGCACGAGGCCTCAATAGGTTGTTCCAGGCCGACGCCATGGCAGATTGTCATCACCCATTGAAGGTGCATCGCCAACGGGCTCGGTAGAGGGGCCTGGCAGCGTCGATGTTGGTGGTTGCTCAAATCGCTGGGCGGCCTGGAAATTGGGGTTTGGAGCCATTTCAACCGCGGGGACCGGTGCATTGTAGCCTTGGCTTACCGTCGGCTGCACGGCTTGCATTGGGGGCGAATAAGTCGGCAACGTCGCTGTGGCCGAACCCGTCAAGTCGTTCACCTGCATCCCATTAAAGCGAAGGCCCGAAGCGACCGACTGATTTAAATTAGAAGCGTTACTGGTCGGCGAATTTGTATTCGTCTCGGTCCATCCCACCGTGGCGATGCCTGAACCGATTGGCGTTTGACTCCCCGCGAACCCCGAAGCGGACGAATTTCCGGCAAACGGTTGGCTGTTAAAACCATTCGAAGAAGAGGCTGGACCGATGCTTGAAGTTTGACCGTAGGGTACAAATGCTCCCGCTTGGGTATTCGCTGAATTACTTGGTGGCGGTGGAACACGCGTGGGAGCACTTAGTGACCCCATCGCGGCGGACGCATTCGCAGACGAGGCACCAATCGGGCTCAGGCCGACGGGGGCCAGCGGTCCGATAGGAGTTAAGGGGCTGCCAGCGGTCGAGCTGCTCGTTTGCCGGCAACCAGCAACGGCGAATACGAGCAGGAAGGTGCAGGCTGCGAAGCGTGTTTTTCGCATTTCGAGTACCGAAGAGTCGAAGGAAATCGGGCAAATTTGAATGGATACTCGAGCTTTAACAAAAATCTACAAATTTCGGAAATAGCGATCGCAACGTTATTTGCTAATTATTCTATCGTTTGTTCAAACATTCCTGCCTACACGGCGACCGTTTCTTCACGACGGTTTACAATGGTGCCAGCAGACCTAGCCTTCTCCTTTTTGACTTGCCAGGATTATCAAGGAATTATCGATGTCCAGTAGTAAAAAACCTTCTAAATCAAGCCCGATTCCGCCATCAGCGATCTCGGCGGCCGAGGACAATCGGTCCGTGATGATGGCTCGGCTCAAGGCGAGCTTGCTACATGAAAAGAAAGAACTCGAAGTCGACAAAATCTTCCGGGCACTCGTAAAACTCGAGGGCTCTGACTTGCACCTTAAGGTTGGCCAGCCACCGATGGTCCGTGTGGGGGGAGAGCTGAAAGCCCTCAACCGACCGCCAATCAATAACGAAGAAATGGTCGACCTGCTGATTCCAATGATGGACGAACGCAACCTAGCGATTTTCGAAGCCGAGGGGGGAGCTGACTTTTCACACCTGTGTCATGTGGATGGCACCCAGTGGCGTTTCCGTGTCAACACGCTCAAATCGCTTGGCAACATCGGCTTGGTGGCTCGACGCATCAGTAACTGGATCCCCGATTTCCGTGGTCTCTATCTTCCTGATTCCATCGAGACCCTTTGCCATTTCGATCAAGGCATGGTCCTATTGGCGGGGGTGACCGGTTCGGGGAAAAGTACGACGATCGGATCGATGCTGAACTATATCAATAGTATATACCGGAAACACATTTTGACGTTGGAAGATCCGATCGAGTTTATTTTTACCGAAGACAAGTGTTTGATTAATCAGCGAGAAGTTGGACAAGACGTCAAGGACTTTTCGATTGGCATGAAGCACGCGGTTCGTGAAGACCCCGACATCATTTTGGTCGGCGAACTTCGCGATGAAGAAACGTTTATGACCGCAATTCATGCCGCGGAAACGGGTCACCTGGTCTTTGGCACGATTCACGCGGCGAGTGCCGCGACAACCATCGGCCGTATTTTGGACTTGTTCCCCGAAGAGATGCACAATGCGATCCGCTCGGCGATCGCCTTCAATATGAAGGGGATCGTGGCTCAGAAACTGTTGCGCAGCATCAAGCCAGGCGTCTCGCGGGTACCCACTTGCGAGGTGATGACGTTCACCCCGATGATTCGAAAATTGGTGCTCGAAGGGCAAGACAACAAGTTGCCCGACGCCATTCGGATCGGTGCCGAGGATGGCATGCAAGATTTTACGATGAGCTTGAAAGGCTTGATTGATGACGAATTGATTGATCGCCCCACCGCGTTTGCGGTCGCCCCAAACAAAGACTTGCTCAAGATGGCACTCAAGGGCATCGACGTGAAAGCACCAGGAATCATCTAATGGTTCGCTGGTTTGGGTCTTGCTAAAGATCCTCGCAAACGTTTTGCATAGCAGATTACAATAAACAAAAACTTTACTTAGAGAACTGTGAAGCCCTGATGGCCGAAGAAATTGAACTCCAATTATGGCAAACCGTTCAGCCGGTTGAATTTATTCCCGAAGTCAAGGATCGAAACGAAGCGCAAGCTTTGCTGATCTCAACGAGACAAGGCGCCGGATACCAAATCGCTGGAGGACAACTCTCCCATGCGATCCAATCGCGAGCGACCCATGTGCTAATGGATTTTTCCCAAAATGCCTGTGCGATCCGTTACCAAGTCGACGGTAATTGGGAACAACTTCCGCCGCTCGACCGCGAAACGGGCGATGCGATGTTGTACGCTCTTAAACAATTGTGTTTGCTGAACCCTGCCGATCGACGTAGTGCTCAAACGGGCAAGATGAAACTAAAGTTGGCCAAGGACAAGTATCGGCTGACGATGCAATCGCAAGGGGTTCCAACCGGCGAGCGTGTCTTGACGAAGATCGAAGCCGAAAAGATTCCGTTTGAGAACTTGGCCGACCTTGGCATGAGAGATAAAATGATCTCCGAGCTGAAGGAACAACTCAATGCACCAGGCAATCTGGTCGTCATCACCGCCCCGAAGAGCGAAGGTTTGACCACGTCCTGGGATGTCGTCATGGGAGCAGCCGATAAGTTTGTACGCGACTTTCAAGCCATTGAAGATCAAGCGACACCCGAGCCCGAAATCATCAACGTTAGCTCAAACTATTACGGTGGCGATACCGGGATAACCCAACTCGATTTGCTAAAACGCATGATCTTGAAGGAACCCGACGTCTTCGTCTTTCCCGAATTGCCTCAGCCTGAATCGTTACAGTTGGCACTTCAGCAAGTTGCCAAGTTGGAAAAGAGTATTTACACACGATTCGTTTCTGACAATGCGATGAATGGACTCGTTCAATTGCTCAACAAGTACAAGGACTCGGCAAAAGAAATCGCGGGTGCGATCGGTTGCGTTCTGAACCAACGATTGGTTCGACGACTTTGTGACAATTGTAAAGTCGGTTTTGAGCCACCACCAAAACTACTGGCCCAACTTGGCATTCCAGCAGGCCGCGTCGCGATGTTGTACCAACCCTTCGTACCTCCGCCAATCGAACAGCAGGTCGACGAGAATGGACGCCCGGCACCAATCGAACCCTGCCACGCATGTGCCGGTCGCGGCTACATGGGGCGAATCGCTATTTTCGAATTGCTGAGACCCGGCAAAGAATTGCGGGCCGCTGTGTTGAAGACGCGTGATACGGGACAACTCTACAATATCGCCAAACAGGAAGGTCATCGAGGCATTCAATCGGAAGCCGTGTTGACAGTCGCGAGAGGCTTAACAAGTTTGGACGAACTGAAACGAGTTTTCTCAAAACGGTAACCTACGGTTTGTCGATTTAGTGATCGACCGTTTTCGCTCCGTTTCCATTCGATCGAAATGTCCGCTTGTACGTTCCCATCCGCATGCCACTCCTTGTCAAAACGGGTACTGGCATCACATCGCGTTTTGATTTGCGAGAGCGTGGGGAACTTCGCAGGGGGTAGCAAGATGGGGGTAGCAAGATGGAGACTAGCCCGGATTATTCATGGGCTCGCATAAGGTTTCGATAACTCCCATGCAGCAAAGCGTTTGCGTTCATTGGTCGAAAAACAGTCTGCGCATTAGCCGTTTTGGCGCTAGCGGGCTGTCGATTTAATCGTTTAACGCTTAGCCGAAGGCGTCAGCTTTTCCATAATCGGTCGCCTATGGCTTGGCGTTAAACAATAAGTCGAGTCAAACCGATTAAATCAGCAGGCCGCTAGCGGGCTGTCGATTTAATCGTTTAACGCTTAGCCGAAGGCGTCAGCTTTTCCAAAAGCGGTCGCCTATGGCTTGGCGTTAAACAATAAGTCGAGTCAAACCGATTAAATCAGCAGGCCGCTAGCGGGCTGTCGATTTAATCGTTTAACGCTTAGCCGAAGGCGTCAGCTTTTCCATAATCGGTCGCCTATGGCTTGGCGTTAAACAATCAGTCGAGTCAAACCGATTAAATCGACAGGCCGCTAGCGTCCTGCGGCTGATGCTTTTGGTAAACTCGTTGGGGAAGCATCGTTTCAAATGAGGGGGCAATCTGTCATGAATCATGACGATCCGATCGCGTTCTTCGTCACGTGGACGGTCTATGGAACTCATCTCCAAGGTGATTTTCGGGGCTGGCGGCGTCGGGGCGCTGGCCAACAAACTCCACAACCATTGCTCGCGGCGTGGCACGCCGATCGGCTGAAACATCCGATCGTTTTCCTATCCGCAACAATGAGAAAAGTTGTTGAGACTCAGTGCCGAAAACACCGTGAACATCGCGGATGGAAACTCTGGGCTGTCAACGCACGCACCAATCACGTGCATGCCGTCGTGACTGCTGCGGGATACAGGGGCAGAACAGTTCGCGATCAGCTGAAGGCGAGCTGAAGGCGAATTGTACTCGTGGATTATGAGAGCAATGGGACCAGTTTTTTGATCGCCCAGTTTGGACAGTCGGCGGCGATTGGGAGTGCATTCACAGCGCGGATGATCTCGAAGAAGTGATACGATACGTGCAGGATGCACAGGATCGAAAGCATCTCGAATAGTGGGTTGCTATAATCCGGGCTAGGAGGCCATCAATACGGGGGAGAGAGGGGGGGGACTAGCAAAACCGCCCCATTCCCCTATTCCTCTTGGCCCTAACGACCGGCGATTGTCGCATTGACAAAAGAGGGAATCACTCTCGCCAGCGGATCGTACGTGAAAGTCTTCCACGATTCGCGAAGGAACTAACGAATGGTCAATCAGAAAAGAACAGCAATATGTCGAAGCAGCGATGGAAGACTTGGCGAAAACGATTGATGGTGGTTCCACCGATCGTTTTGGCGATCGTTGTCTATGCATGGCTCGTCAAGCATTCTCCTCCGTTGCAAAAACAAGCGGAGAACGAGTCCGCTCGAATTCTAGAAACCATGGTGGTCCCGCGCCTTGACGTTCGCCCGAAAGTCAGCGGATTCGGGACGGCCAAGTTCGCTCGGTCTTGGAGAGCGGTCACGCAGGTCGAGGGCCGGATTAACAAAATCCATCCCGAGCTGCGTCCTGGAGCGATGATTCAAGCTGGCGAACTGTTGTTGGAGATCGACGATTCCGACTATCGCTCCCGAGTGGCTGAATTGAACGCGACGATTGACCAGCAAGACGCTGAGATTCAACGACTTGAACAATCGATCCAAAACAACCAGAAGAGTCTCTCCATCGAAAACGAGGCCTTGGCGATCTTGCAGCGAGAATACGAACGCGAACAAACGCTCCATTCCCAGCAGGCCGGTTCAGGTGCTTCGATCGACTCGAAACGTCGTGAATGGTTGAGTCAGCAAAAAGTGGTGCAAGATTTGATAAACAACACAGCGTTGGTTGCGCCTCAGATCAAAGCATTGCAGGCAGCCAAACGTCAATTGGCCGTCCAAATAGAACAGGCCCAACGCGATATCGAAAGGACGAAAATCACCGCTCCCTTCCGAATGCGAGTGGGAGAGGTTCAGTTGGAGGTCGGGCAATTTGTCGGCGTAGGCGAAACGCTTTTCATGGGCTATAGCGATGCCGAAGTAGAGGTTGAGGTTCAATTGCCGTTGCTGGACATTCATCGGTTGTTTGTTTCGCAGTCCGAGGGTGTTCCATCCCAACCTGAATTCGACAGCGAGGATTTCCAGCAAGTCTTTTCGTTTGACGCTTTGGTCAAAGTCGCTGGCGTGGAAAGTCCAGTGTTGTACCCAGGGCGATTTCTGCGGGTCCGTGAAATCGTCGATTCACAGACAAAAATGGTGGGGTTCGTGGTTGGCGTGGAAAACGTTTTACCGCCTGATCAAGAAGTCCCCACGCCGCCGTTGCTCGAAGGTGCGTTTTGCGATGTTGACGTTTTTGGAAAGACTCTCGCCGATCAGGTGGTGATCCCGCGAAGTGTGATTCGCAATGATTCGGTTTACCTGGTCGACGAACAAAACCGATTGGCGATGAGAACGGTCAAAGTCAGGTTCACTCAGGACGACTATGCGGTGATCGCATCGGGGCTTGAGGGTGGCGAAACGCTTGTCATCGCAAATCCATCCCCCGCGATCATCGGAATGCTAGTCGACCCGATCGAGTCCCTCGAGAGGACGGAAAGCCTTGTCCATTCGGTTACCTCCGACGCGCAATCGAAGCGTTTCAATGGGGAAAGCATGCGACCGCAGACCAGCCCATGAAACTCATCATAACGCATTGCCATTGTTCGCTCGTTTGTCGAAGTACCGTTTTCCGTCTTCGTCTTGAAGCAAACGCACCGTCGGCCCTTCGACCTTGTTTGGTATTGGACTCCTTTTCATGCTAGAAAAATTCGTCAATCACCGAACGTTGGCAAACCTTCTAATGCTGACCTTTATCGGCTTGGGGCTTTACGCCATCCCTAAGCTCCAGAAGGAAACGTTTCCGAACTTCGACAGTTCGGAAGTGCAAGTTGTAATGACGTATCGTGGCGCCTCTGCAGAAGACGTCGAACAGGGAATCTGCTTGCCAATCGAAGATGCGCTCGACGGCGTGCAAAACATCAAAAAGGTTACCTGTTCAGCCCAAGAAGGCAGTGCGTCGATTGTCGTCGAGATTGACGAGGGTGCCGATATTGCCACGGCGCTCCGTGACATTGAAACCGAAGTGGAAGCGATTTCGGACCTCCCCGAGGGAGCAGAAGACCTGATCATTACCGAGCTGAATCGCTCCGACTCGGTCATGACGATTGCCGTGACCGGCCCAATCGACGAGGATTCGCTGAAAGATTACTGCGAAGGCTTCAAGCAACAGATACAGCGGTTGCCGGGTGTTTCGCTAGTGGAAATCCAAGGTTTCTCGGATCGGCAACTTCGCGTTGAATTGGATGCCGAGGCGCTGCGACGTCTCGGGCTATCCGCTGAAATGGTTGCCCAAGCCGTGCGAAGTCAAAACCTGGACGTCCCGGTTGGCATGATCGAGTCCAAGGAAGAGGACTTGCTATTGCGATTTGTCGAACAAAAACAACGGCCGGAAGAGATCGAAGAGATTGTCATTCACGGTGTCCCCGGTCGCGCCGAAATTCGCATCCGTGATATCGGGCGAGTGGTCGATGGATTCGCGGACGCCGAGCAGAAAGCTTGGCTCGATGGCAAACGAGCGGGCATCATTCAAGTCAACAAAACACGATCCCAAGACACGACCAAGATCGCTGAAGTCGTTCGTGATTTTGTCAAAAAGGAGCAACAACGCCAACCACAATTGCGGATCGCCATCACTGACGATTTTTCGGAACTGATCATGCAGCGATTGGCCCTGTTGGCAAAAAATGCGTGGCAAGGCATCGCTTTGGTTTTCCTGATGATGTGGATGTTCTTTAATCTACGGCTTTCCTTTTGGGTCGTGATGAGTTTGCCGGTGTCATTCATGGGTGCATTCTTCATGCTGCCAATGCTCGGACAAAGTCTCAACATGATGTCGTCGGTCGCGATTTTGATGGCGACCGGGATCCTCATGGACGACGGAATCGTGATCGCCGAGAACATTGCACGACACGTATCGCTCGGCAAGAATTCCATGCGGGCTGCCGTCGACGGGGTCTCCGAGGTAGCCGGCGGAGTGATCTCCTCGTTCTTGACGACTTGCTGTGTGCTGGGCCCCCTGTTTGTATTGGAGGGACATATCGGCAAAGTCCTTCGTTTGATTCCCATCGTGCTGCTGACCACGCTGGTCATCAGTCTTATCGAAGCGTTTCTCATTCTTCCCGCTCACCTTGGACACGCGCTGAAGCATTTTGATATCGAAAAAAGCGATGGACTGCGAGGCAAGATTGATAGCGCCGTCGATTGGGTTCGTGAAAGCGTGTTCGGCAGCGTGATCGATTGGGCGGTGCATTGGCGGTACCTTTCGATTGGCTTGTCCATTGCCACCTTCATTCTGGCCTTGGCGATGGTCGCTGGTGGAATTGTGAATTTTACTCCCTTCCCAAATTTGGAAGGAGACATGGTCGAGGCCAGGATCCTGATGCCGCAGGGAACTCCGCTAGCCAAGACCGCAGAGATCGTTCGGCATATCAACGACGCAGCCACACGGGCAAACCGACGGTTTCCAGATCAACCCGAGGGCAAGGATCTCGTGCAAACGGTGATCTCAAAGTTCAATGAAAACCGTGATGCGGGCGAAACCGGTCCCCACGTCGCGACGGTGTCGATCCGGATGCTCCAACCCGACGAGCGAAAGACTTCGACGGCGGAGTTCATCCGAGCATTACGCGAAGAAGTGGGGCAAGTTCCCAATGCGATTTCGGTGACCGTCGCCGAAGCGACAATGGGACCAGCCGGTCGCGCCGTGGAAGTGCTGTTCAAGAGCGACGACTTAAACGCGGCTCAAGCCGCCGCCATCGAGTCACAACAGTGGCTGGCCCAATTTAGCGGTGTCTACAACTTCAACATCGACCTGCGACCGGGAAAGCAAGAGATCCGTTTGCATCTGAAACCCGATGCGGTGGCGTTGGGACTGAACGTCCAAGCAATGGCAAGCCAACTCAGCACCGCTTTCCAGGGCACAA harbors:
- a CDS encoding efflux RND transporter periplasmic adaptor subunit codes for the protein MSKQRWKTWRKRLMVVPPIVLAIVVYAWLVKHSPPLQKQAENESARILETMVVPRLDVRPKVSGFGTAKFARSWRAVTQVEGRINKIHPELRPGAMIQAGELLLEIDDSDYRSRVAELNATIDQQDAEIQRLEQSIQNNQKSLSIENEALAILQREYEREQTLHSQQAGSGASIDSKRREWLSQQKVVQDLINNTALVAPQIKALQAAKRQLAVQIEQAQRDIERTKITAPFRMRVGEVQLEVGQFVGVGETLFMGYSDAEVEVEVQLPLLDIHRLFVSQSEGVPSQPEFDSEDFQQVFSFDALVKVAGVESPVLYPGRFLRVREIVDSQTKMVGFVVGVENVLPPDQEVPTPPLLEGAFCDVDVFGKTLADQVVIPRSVIRNDSVYLVDEQNRLAMRTVKVRFTQDDYAVIASGLEGGETLVIANPSPAIIGMLVDPIESLERTESLVHSVTSDAQSKRFNGESMRPQTSP
- a CDS encoding efflux RND transporter permease subunit produces the protein MLEKFVNHRTLANLLMLTFIGLGLYAIPKLQKETFPNFDSSEVQVVMTYRGASAEDVEQGICLPIEDALDGVQNIKKVTCSAQEGSASIVVEIDEGADIATALRDIETEVEAISDLPEGAEDLIITELNRSDSVMTIAVTGPIDEDSLKDYCEGFKQQIQRLPGVSLVEIQGFSDRQLRVELDAEALRRLGLSAEMVAQAVRSQNLDVPVGMIESKEEDLLLRFVEQKQRPEEIEEIVIHGVPGRAEIRIRDIGRVVDGFADAEQKAWLDGKRAGIIQVNKTRSQDTTKIAEVVRDFVKKEQQRQPQLRIAITDDFSELIMQRLALLAKNAWQGIALVFLMMWMFFNLRLSFWVVMSLPVSFMGAFFMLPMLGQSLNMMSSVAILMATGILMDDGIVIAENIARHVSLGKNSMRAAVDGVSEVAGGVISSFLTTCCVLGPLFVLEGHIGKVLRLIPIVLLTTLVISLIEAFLILPAHLGHALKHFDIEKSDGLRGKIDSAVDWVRESVFGSVIDWAVHWRYLSIGLSIATFILALAMVAGGIVNFTPFPNLEGDMVEARILMPQGTPLAKTAEIVRHINDAATRANRRFPDQPEGKDLVQTVISKFNENRDAGETGPHVATVSIRMLQPDERKTSTAEFIRALREEVGQVPNAISVTVAEATMGPAGRAVEVLFKSDDLNAAQAAAIESQQWLAQFSGVYNFNIDLRPGKQEIRLHLKPDAVALGLNVQAMASQLSTAFQGTKISDIQTGVDQYEINVQLAPESRNTLESFYDFQFVLAGGAQVPLQSVADLEMTYGWSKISRVDGWRTVTLIADTDTELVNTTNLMRAFQTDFLPQLNSKFNGVTVTLGGEAERSSETGSSMASLFLLGLFGVYAILCFQFESWLEPFVVMAAIPMSLIGMIFGHMLMGMEICMPSLIGFVSLAGIVVNDSILLVLFLKKERSEGKPSHDSARNASRLRFRAIMLTSLTTMVGLLPLTLEKSTQAQVLIPTAVSIVFGLMSSTVLVLIVIPCIYVVLCDLGMIKSDDHDASSTHGLAD